One genomic window of Erinaceus europaeus chromosome 19, mEriEur2.1, whole genome shotgun sequence includes the following:
- the PTPN7 gene encoding tyrosine-protein phosphatase non-receptor type 7 isoform X4, whose amino-acid sequence MVQACRGHPTAQPPTSSPGATMAQPSPAKAPAKKHVRLQERRGSNVSLMLDVRSLGAVEPICSVNTPREVTLHFLRTAGHPLTCWALQHQPPTPQQLEEEFLKIPSNFINPEDLDIPGHASKDRYKTILPNPQSRVCLGRAQSQEDGDYINANYIRGYNGQEKVYIATQGPMPNTVSDFWEMVWQEEVPLIVMLTQLREGKEKCVHYWPMEEDTYGPFQICIRDMKECPEYTVRHLTIQLREECRAVKHVLFSAWPDHQTPESAGPLLRLVAEVEDGTGTDGRPGSSGPIVVHCSAGIGRTGCFIATRIGCQQLKARGEVDILGIVCQLRLDRGGMIQTSEQYQFLHRTLALYAAQLPGEPSP is encoded by the exons ATGGTCCAGGCCTGTAGGGGGCACCCCACAGCACAGCCTCCCACCTCCTCACCAGGGGCCACCATGGCCCAGCCATCTCCCGCCAAAGCACCCGCCAAGAAGCACGTGCGGCTGCAGGAGAG GCGGGGCTCCAACGTGTCTCTGATGCTGGATGTGCGTTCCCTGGGCGCTGTGGAGCCCATCTGCTCTGTGAATACCCCCCGTGAGGTGACACTGCACTTTCTGCGCACGGCTGGacaccccctcacctgctgggCCCTGCAGCACCAGCCCCCAACCCCTCAGCAGCTGGAAGAAGAATTCCTG AAGATTCCCTCTAACTTCATCAACCCAGAAGACCTGGACATTCCTGGCCATGCCTCCAAGGACCGCTACAAGACCATCTTGCCAA ATCCTCAGAGCCGTGTCTGTCTTGGCCGGGCTCAGAGCCAAGAAGATGGCGACTATATCAATGCCAACTACATCCGG GGCTACAATGGGCAGGAGAAGGTCTACATCGCCACCCAGGGCCCCATGCCCAACACTGTGTCGGACTTCTGGGAGATGGTGTGGCAGGAAGAGGTGCCCCTCATTGTCATGCTGACTCAGCTTCGAGAGGGCAAGGAg AAGTGTGTCCACTACTGGCCCATGGAGGAGGACACCTATGGCCCCTTCCAGATCTGCATCAGAGACATGAAGGAGTGCCCAGAATACACCGTGAGGCATCTCACTATCCAG CTCCGGGAAGAGTGCCGGGCAGTGAAGCATGTTCTCTTCTCTGCCTGGCCTGACCACCAGACCCCCGAGTCGGCCGGACCCCTGCTGCGCCTGGTGGCTGAGGTAGAGGACGGCACAGGGACAGATGGACGGCCTGGCAGCTCGGGGCCCATCGTGGTCCACTGCAG TGCAGGGATTGGCCGTACTGGCTGCTTCATCGCCACCAGAATTGGCTGCCAGCAGCTGAAGGCCCGAGGAGAGGTGGACATTCTGGGCATCGTGTGCCAACTGAGGCTAGacag GGGGGGCATGATCCAGACCTCAGAGCAGTACCAGTTCCTGCACCGCACCCTAGCCCTGTACGCTGCCCAGCTGCCGGGAgagcccagcccctga
- the PTPN7 gene encoding tyrosine-protein phosphatase non-receptor type 7 isoform X1 encodes MVQACRGHPTAQPPTSSPGATMAQPSPAKAPAKKHVRLQERRGSNVSLMLDVRSLGAVEPICSVNTPREVTLHFLRTAGHPLTCWALQHQPPTPQQLEEEFLKIPSNFINPEDLDIPGHASKDRYKTILPNPQSRVCLGRAQSQEDGDYINANYIRGYNGQEKVYIATQGPMPNTVSDFWEMVWQEEVPLIVMLTQLREGKEKCVHYWPMEEDTYGPFQICIRDMKECPEYTVRHLTIQLREECRAVKHVLFSAWPDHQTPESAGPLLRLVAEVEDGTGTDGRPGSSGPIVVHCRDWPYWLLHRHQNWLPAAEGPRRGGHSGHRVPTEARQHVYFCPQGGHDPDLRAVPVPAPHPSPVRCPAAGRAQPLSPPPTTAQAPTLPRSGKLGLGLRTVSLMNWGIPPG; translated from the exons ATGGTCCAGGCCTGTAGGGGGCACCCCACAGCACAGCCTCCCACCTCCTCACCAGGGGCCACCATGGCCCAGCCATCTCCCGCCAAAGCACCCGCCAAGAAGCACGTGCGGCTGCAGGAGAG GCGGGGCTCCAACGTGTCTCTGATGCTGGATGTGCGTTCCCTGGGCGCTGTGGAGCCCATCTGCTCTGTGAATACCCCCCGTGAGGTGACACTGCACTTTCTGCGCACGGCTGGacaccccctcacctgctgggCCCTGCAGCACCAGCCCCCAACCCCTCAGCAGCTGGAAGAAGAATTCCTG AAGATTCCCTCTAACTTCATCAACCCAGAAGACCTGGACATTCCTGGCCATGCCTCCAAGGACCGCTACAAGACCATCTTGCCAA ATCCTCAGAGCCGTGTCTGTCTTGGCCGGGCTCAGAGCCAAGAAGATGGCGACTATATCAATGCCAACTACATCCGG GGCTACAATGGGCAGGAGAAGGTCTACATCGCCACCCAGGGCCCCATGCCCAACACTGTGTCGGACTTCTGGGAGATGGTGTGGCAGGAAGAGGTGCCCCTCATTGTCATGCTGACTCAGCTTCGAGAGGGCAAGGAg AAGTGTGTCCACTACTGGCCCATGGAGGAGGACACCTATGGCCCCTTCCAGATCTGCATCAGAGACATGAAGGAGTGCCCAGAATACACCGTGAGGCATCTCACTATCCAG CTCCGGGAAGAGTGCCGGGCAGTGAAGCATGTTCTCTTCTCTGCCTGGCCTGACCACCAGACCCCCGAGTCGGCCGGACCCCTGCTGCGCCTGGTGGCTGAGGTAGAGGACGGCACAGGGACAGATGGACGGCCTGGCAGCTCGGGGCCCATCGTGGTCCACTGCAG GGATTGGCCGTACTGGCTGCTTCATCGCCACCAGAATTGGCTGCCAGCAGCTGAAGGCCCGAGGAGAGGTGGACATTCTGGGCATCGTGTGCCAACTGAGGCTAGacag CATGTGTACTTCTGCCCACAGGGGGGGCATGATCCAGACCTCAGAGCAGTACCAGTTCCTGCACCGCACCCTAGCCCTGTACGCTGCCCAGCTGCCGGGAgagcccagcccctgagcccTCCACCTACCACTGCCCAGGCGCCAACTCTCCCCAGATCTGGGAAGCTGGGTCTGGGTCTGCGGACAGTGAGTCTTATGAACTGGGGAATCCCCCCTGGGTGA
- the PTPN7 gene encoding tyrosine-protein phosphatase non-receptor type 7 isoform X2, translated as MVQACRGHPTAQPPTSSPGATMAQPSPAKAPAKKHVRLQERRGSNVSLMLDVRSLGAVEPICSVNTPREVTLHFLRTAGHPLTCWALQHQPPTPQQLEEEFLKIPSNFINPEDLDIPGHASKDRYKTILPNPQSRVCLGRAQSQEDGDYINANYIRGYNGQEKVYIATQGPMPNTVSDFWEMVWQEEVPLIVMLTQLREGKEKCVHYWPMEEDTYGPFQICIRDMKECPEYTVRHLTIQLREECRAVKHVLFSAWPDHQTPESAGPLLRLVAEVEDGTGTDGRPGSSGPIVVHCRDWPYWLLHRHQNWLPAAEGPRRGGHSGHRVPTEARQGGHDPDLRAVPVPAPHPSPVRCPAAGRAQPLSPPPTTAQAPTLPRSGKLGLGLRTVSLMNWGIPPG; from the exons ATGGTCCAGGCCTGTAGGGGGCACCCCACAGCACAGCCTCCCACCTCCTCACCAGGGGCCACCATGGCCCAGCCATCTCCCGCCAAAGCACCCGCCAAGAAGCACGTGCGGCTGCAGGAGAG GCGGGGCTCCAACGTGTCTCTGATGCTGGATGTGCGTTCCCTGGGCGCTGTGGAGCCCATCTGCTCTGTGAATACCCCCCGTGAGGTGACACTGCACTTTCTGCGCACGGCTGGacaccccctcacctgctgggCCCTGCAGCACCAGCCCCCAACCCCTCAGCAGCTGGAAGAAGAATTCCTG AAGATTCCCTCTAACTTCATCAACCCAGAAGACCTGGACATTCCTGGCCATGCCTCCAAGGACCGCTACAAGACCATCTTGCCAA ATCCTCAGAGCCGTGTCTGTCTTGGCCGGGCTCAGAGCCAAGAAGATGGCGACTATATCAATGCCAACTACATCCGG GGCTACAATGGGCAGGAGAAGGTCTACATCGCCACCCAGGGCCCCATGCCCAACACTGTGTCGGACTTCTGGGAGATGGTGTGGCAGGAAGAGGTGCCCCTCATTGTCATGCTGACTCAGCTTCGAGAGGGCAAGGAg AAGTGTGTCCACTACTGGCCCATGGAGGAGGACACCTATGGCCCCTTCCAGATCTGCATCAGAGACATGAAGGAGTGCCCAGAATACACCGTGAGGCATCTCACTATCCAG CTCCGGGAAGAGTGCCGGGCAGTGAAGCATGTTCTCTTCTCTGCCTGGCCTGACCACCAGACCCCCGAGTCGGCCGGACCCCTGCTGCGCCTGGTGGCTGAGGTAGAGGACGGCACAGGGACAGATGGACGGCCTGGCAGCTCGGGGCCCATCGTGGTCCACTGCAG GGATTGGCCGTACTGGCTGCTTCATCGCCACCAGAATTGGCTGCCAGCAGCTGAAGGCCCGAGGAGAGGTGGACATTCTGGGCATCGTGTGCCAACTGAGGCTAGacag GGGGGGCATGATCCAGACCTCAGAGCAGTACCAGTTCCTGCACCGCACCCTAGCCCTGTACGCTGCCCAGCTGCCGGGAgagcccagcccctgagcccTCCACCTACCACTGCCCAGGCGCCAACTCTCCCCAGATCTGGGAAGCTGGGTCTGGGTCTGCGGACAGTGAGTCTTATGAACTGGGGAATCCCCCCTGGGTGA
- the PTPN7 gene encoding tyrosine-protein phosphatase non-receptor type 7 isoform X3, whose protein sequence is MVQACRGHPTAQPPTSSPGATMAQPSPAKAPAKKHVRLQERRGSNVSLMLDVRSLGAVEPICSVNTPREVTLHFLRTAGHPLTCWALQHQPPTPQQLEEEFLKIPSNFINPEDLDIPGHASKDRYKTILPNPQSRVCLGRAQSQEDGDYINANYIRGYNGQEKVYIATQGPMPNTVSDFWEMVWQEEVPLIVMLTQLREGKEKCVHYWPMEEDTYGPFQICIRDMKECPEYTVRHLTIQLREECRAVKHVLFSAWPDHQTPESAGPLLRLVAEVEDGTGTDGRPGSSGPIVVHCSAGIGRTGCFIATRIGCQQLKARGEVDILGIVCQLRLDSMCTSAHRGGMIQTSEQYQFLHRTLALYAAQLPGEPSP, encoded by the exons ATGGTCCAGGCCTGTAGGGGGCACCCCACAGCACAGCCTCCCACCTCCTCACCAGGGGCCACCATGGCCCAGCCATCTCCCGCCAAAGCACCCGCCAAGAAGCACGTGCGGCTGCAGGAGAG GCGGGGCTCCAACGTGTCTCTGATGCTGGATGTGCGTTCCCTGGGCGCTGTGGAGCCCATCTGCTCTGTGAATACCCCCCGTGAGGTGACACTGCACTTTCTGCGCACGGCTGGacaccccctcacctgctgggCCCTGCAGCACCAGCCCCCAACCCCTCAGCAGCTGGAAGAAGAATTCCTG AAGATTCCCTCTAACTTCATCAACCCAGAAGACCTGGACATTCCTGGCCATGCCTCCAAGGACCGCTACAAGACCATCTTGCCAA ATCCTCAGAGCCGTGTCTGTCTTGGCCGGGCTCAGAGCCAAGAAGATGGCGACTATATCAATGCCAACTACATCCGG GGCTACAATGGGCAGGAGAAGGTCTACATCGCCACCCAGGGCCCCATGCCCAACACTGTGTCGGACTTCTGGGAGATGGTGTGGCAGGAAGAGGTGCCCCTCATTGTCATGCTGACTCAGCTTCGAGAGGGCAAGGAg AAGTGTGTCCACTACTGGCCCATGGAGGAGGACACCTATGGCCCCTTCCAGATCTGCATCAGAGACATGAAGGAGTGCCCAGAATACACCGTGAGGCATCTCACTATCCAG CTCCGGGAAGAGTGCCGGGCAGTGAAGCATGTTCTCTTCTCTGCCTGGCCTGACCACCAGACCCCCGAGTCGGCCGGACCCCTGCTGCGCCTGGTGGCTGAGGTAGAGGACGGCACAGGGACAGATGGACGGCCTGGCAGCTCGGGGCCCATCGTGGTCCACTGCAG TGCAGGGATTGGCCGTACTGGCTGCTTCATCGCCACCAGAATTGGCTGCCAGCAGCTGAAGGCCCGAGGAGAGGTGGACATTCTGGGCATCGTGTGCCAACTGAGGCTAGacag CATGTGTACTTCTGCCCACAGGGGGGGCATGATCCAGACCTCAGAGCAGTACCAGTTCCTGCACCGCACCCTAGCCCTGTACGCTGCCCAGCTGCCGGGAgagcccagcccctga